CCTGGTTCAGCGAAATATGAGAGACAGGTACGCTATACCTAAGCTCCCAGCGTCCTTGCCTTAACTCAGCCGCATTAAGCTCACAAGCGCCCAAAAACTGCACGCCCTGTTGCTCACAGCTCAGTATCAAAGCATCACGTACGCTCGCACTACTTCGAGAAGCAGGGTAAAGCCGTCCTTCGAGCTCAGTTGTTACAATGCCAAGCTCATCAAAAAACTGTGCGAGACGCTTTTCTGCATCCTCGCCCATAATCTGGGCGGCACGCTCAGGATAAAGATAGTGCGTAAAATCTAGGCGAGCATTGCTGATATTGCAGCGTCCATTGCCTGTTTTAAGGATTGAAAGACCGAGTGCAACATCACGCTCAAGCACCACAACTGTGGCACCTGCTTGCGCAGCTGCATATGCCGCTGCTAAACCTGACGCTCCGCCCCCTACAATAGCTACATCAACACAGCCTTGCTCTCCCACGCTTCAACCCTTCTTAACTCAAGCTATCAAGCTATACACTTCTCACCCTCACGGGCGAACTTATGCATGCTCATGCACATGCGCATGCTAATTATGCGTGTGTTGCCCATCATCTGATGTATGAACCCGCGCTTCCAGTGTTTCTGCAGCGTGGAGCGCCTCAGGCAATAAGCCTTCTGGAATATCCAACTCAACACGTCCAGCATCACAAGCAGCGGCAAACCTTGAATCAATGGGCAAACGACCCAGAATGGGCAACCCATATGACGCAGCTACGTCGCTGAGCTTGCTTGGCCCAAAGACCTCAATGTGCTTACCGCAATCTGGACATGCCACATAACTCATGTTCTCAACAACACCCATAACCGGTACGTCCATTTTTTCAGCCATGTTGACAGCCTTAGCCACAATCATGCTCACCAAATCTTGTGGACTTGTAACAATCACAATACCATCAACCGGTAATGACTGAAATACCGTAAGCGCAACATCACCGGTACCCGGAGGCATGTCAACAAGTAGGTAATCAAGAGGACCCCAGCTTGTATCTGTCCAGAACTGACGAATAGCCCCTGCAATAACCGGGCCGCGCCAGAGCACCGGATCGGTCTCGTTAGCAAGCAATAGATTGCTCGACATAACCTTGATACCCGTCTCAGATATCTCAGGTAATAGCAGGTTGCCTATACCACCCACGTGCTTCCCGCTCATACCAAACATCTTAGGAATTGAAGGCCCGGTTATATCGGCATCTAAAATGCCAACCGAGTGACCCGCACGACGCAGCTCAGTTGCTAGAGTTCCTGTTACCAAGGACTTACCAACGCCACCTTTACCCGAGAGCACCGCAATAACGCGCTTAACTTGAGAGAGTTTATTTGATTCAAACTGCTGTACACCAGATTGACCACCTGCAACTGCATGTTCACAACCCATATCGTATCCCTTCTATCAACAGAGCACGGCGTGCTCTTCCCCTGTATGCAGCCTACCCCAATACATGCCCATAAAGGCAGAAAATACGTATGCAGTCATTAAAACCGCGCGTGGCTAGTGTTTCATATGCGGTGTAAAGCCTGTTCGCTTACGCTGACCTGCAAACACCGAGCCTTTACGTGCATTTCTCTTTAGGGCTGCTATAACATCATCTTCACTGCTACCCTCAACGAGTGTCCGCAGATGAACCACCGCATCGCGCAGGCGCGCAGCCTCCTCAAAATCCATCGCCACTGAAGCCTGATGCATATCGTCTTCAAGCTGCAAAATGATACGCTGCACTTCTTCTTTTGGGAGCTCGCTTAACTCTTCTGCTAAATGAGCCCCACTTGCACTATCTGTTGGGTGAGTTATACCTGCTTCAGGTGATGGCGTATAGAAACTGCCATGACCCAAACTATCATGCTTTTCACGCTCACGCGTGGTAAGGGTATCCGCCGCCTCAGCAATAAAACTTGAAATATCGTTGATTGCTTTTCTAACAGTTGTTGGCTGAATACCGTGCTCTAGGTTAAAAGCCTCCTGTAAGCTCCGACGACGTTGCGTTTCGCTGATGGCTGCTTGCATAGAGTCAGTAATGGTATCGGCATACATAATGACATGGCCTTCTGCATTACGAGCAGCACGACCAATTGTCTGGATAAGTGAACGGCGGTTGCGCAAAAATCCTTCTTTATCGGCATCCAAAATGGCAACTAAAGAAACCTCTGGCAGGTCAAGACCCTCACGCAACAAGTTAATTCCAACCAACACATCGATTTTTCCGCTACGCAAATCGCGCAGGATTTCAACGCGATCCATCGTTGCTGTATCAGAGTGCATGTAATTAACACGGATACCAGCATCAAGAAGATGGTCAGTTAAATCTTCTGCCATACGCTTCGTGAGCGTGGTAACCAAAACACGCTCATGTTTTTGTATACGTTCGTGTACTTCATCAAGCAAATCATCAATTTGACCTTTAACGGGCCGTACATCAATGATAGGGTCTAAAAGACCTGTTGGTCGAATAATCTGCTCAACGTCGCGCTGCGATACACGCAACTCGTAATCGCCAGGCGTTGCCGAAACATAAATAAACTGCGGAATCCGTGCTTCAAATTCGTCAAAACGAAGGGGACGATTATCAAGCGCTGAAGGTAGACGAAAACCATGCTCAACAAGGGTTACCTTGCGTGAGCGGTCGCCTTCATGCATGCCGCGAATTTGAGGTACCGTAACATGGCTCTCATCAATAATGCAAAGCATATCTTTTGGAAAATAATCGATGAGCGTAAAGGGTGGCTCGCCAGGCTTTCTTCCATCCAGATGACGCGAATAGTTCTCGATACCGTTGCAAAAACCCATCGTCTCAAGCAACTCTAAGTCATAATGCGTACGCTGCTCTATGCGTTGTGCTTCAAGCAACTTATTAGCTGTTTTAAGCTCAGCTACGCGCGTCTCACACTCGTCTTCAATAGTCTTGAGTGCGAGACGCACCTTTGGCTTTTCGGTAACATAGTGCGATGCTGGCCAAACTGGGATTGCATCGTATTCACGTAAAAGCTCACCGGTAAGCTCATGAAACTCTGCAATAAGCTCAACCTCATCGCCAAAAAACTCAAAACGAAGGGGATGTTCTGCATAAGGGGGAAATACATCAACTACATCACCCCGCACCCGAAACGTTCCACGACTAAGCTCGTAGTCATTACGGTCATACTGAATATCAATCAAATCATGTATAAAATCATCGCGCTCAAGCGGGATTTTTTTATCGATATTAGGTGCTAAGCCCGCATAGTCCTCTGGACTACCAATACCATAAATGCACGAAACCGAAGCAACTACGATAACGTCTCTTCTCGAAAGTAGCGATGCAGTTGCTTGATGGCGCAGCATCTCAACCTCTTCATTGATTGACGCATCTTTCTCAATATAGGTATCAGATTGCGGAACATAAGCTTCAGGCTGGTAGTAATCGTAATATGAGACAAAATAGACAACTGCATTATGCGGGAAAAACTCTTTTAACTCGCTCGCCAACTGAGCAGCTAAGGTTTTATTGGGCGCCATCACCAAGGTTGGCTTACCGAGTGCCTCAATAGTTTTTGCCATAGTAAAGGTTTTGCCCGAACCTGTAACACCCAAGAGTACCTGATAACGCTCGTTGCTCTTGACGCCCTCAACCAGTGCCTGAATAGCGTCTGGTTGGTCCCCCGATGGCTCATAGGGCGAGACCACCTCAAAGGCAGCAGGCCCCCCTTGCTGTCCAAATCGTTTAAGTTCACCGCCTACGCGCTCAACGTCTAAAGCTTCCATGGCCACTCCTCTAACATGCTACGCGAGTTCTCATATCGTACATATGTTCTATAGTTTGCGTCAAGCATCTTTTCTATATGAAAAAACTTATGCCACCTGAAACGCTAAGGGATACAGCTGACGGTAACGATCATAGGCATTATTCACACGAATTAAATAAGCTTGTGTCTCGGGAAAGGTAATTGCATTATGCAAAAAATCACTGCGTGCAATCCACTCATTCACATTGCCAAGCCCAGCGTTATAAGCAGCGATTACGCGGTCGCGTGCACCGGTAAAATAGTTTGATAAATAGGCAAGGTAGGCACAGCCATATTCTATATTGACAACAGGGTCATCAAGCTTATCGAGCGGGTACTGACTTTCATCAACTCGTCCCGTGCGCGCCATATCCGCAGCGGTGGTATCTAAAATTTGCATAAGTCCATGCGCACCCTGAGCAGACTGAGCCTGTGGATTCCAGCTTGATTCACAGCTAATCACCGCCGCTACCAAATACGGGTCAAGCTGATGACGCTCTGACGCTGACGCAATCTCTTGCTCATATGACAAAGGGTACTGATAGCGAAATAAAAGACTTGGTCCATATGAATAGGCCGCTGCCACAAGACCCATGACAAGCACCACGCCTATTGGCAGCAACCGATACCACGTCAAGAAACGAAGCTTATGTGCGCGCGTTCTCACCAAACATCCCTATCTCTCTGCGTGGCAACGTGGTGCCAAGTATGCATCGAGCTGAGCAAAAAGCGCTGGCAAATCAGCAGTATTAGATATAACATGCGTTGCCATTGCTTCAATCTCGGCGTCAGTAGGTTGCAATTGAGCACGCGCGTCAACATCGTCTGGATGCATTCCCCGCGCAATGGCGCGTGTACGTCGTATCTTATAGGGCGCCGTGATAGCTATGATGTCATCAGCCCATGCAAAGGCTTGCTCAAAGCCTCGAGGAGCAGAGATTTCGACAACCAGGTGCTGCGATGCTGTTGCTTTTGCACGATACGCTGTTATCTCTTGATATACATCCTCTAAAAGCTGTGGATAGACACATGCGCCCAGGCGCTCTATATGCTCAGCCGATTGAAAGGCACGTTTAGCGAGGAGTTGGATATTAAGTCGGTCTTCTATACATATATCGTCACCAAACGCTGCTCTAACACAAGCACGTACCTCAGCATTCTGCTCATAGAGTAGCTTAGCGCGTTCATCAAGATTGATGAGGCAAGCACCAAGTTGCTGCATATATCGCGCTGCTTGGGTTTTACCCGATGCAATATTGCCAAGTATATAGATAACCGACATCTCAAACCTCCTTCTCTCACTTATCTATGAACAAACCCTTACCGTATCAAAACTCTGCTAAGCCGCTGGCAAAGATTGGCGCTTTTCGGGGCGCACCATCATTAACCAGCAACTAAGTAAGGCACCCGCTCCAATCAATGCACCCACATGACCCACATGAGCAATGCCTATATGCACAACGATTGCACCGCCAAGCGCTGTTCCGCTCCCGATACCAAGGTTATAAATGCCTGAAAAAATAGACATAGCCACCGCCGAGCTCTCTTCATCACTTGCCCGAATAACTTCCGACTGAAATGCAATGCTATACATAGTTCCACAGGCACCCCACAGCAGTGAAAGCACAATAATTGTCTCAAGCTGTGGCACCGCAAGCAACATCAGCCCCAAGGACACCACAACGCCTGCAATGCAAAACAGAGCAAAGAACAGGCGGCGGCGGTCGTAGAGGCGAGACAAAACCGCACTTCCCAATAAACCTGCAATGCCAAAAATGGTTAATACCATCGTTATCACACTTGGATCGTGATGGCCTACCTGTGCAAGGTAGGGCTCTATGTAGCTATATCCCGTGTAATACGCTGAGGCAAACAAAAGCGTAATCACATATATTGCAATGAGCTGCTTGTTCTTAAATAAACTGGGAAGTTGCTGAATGCGAAACGGCTCCGTTGCTGGAATACGTGGCAACGTGACTGCTTGATATGTACATACAAGCAAAGCGACAATTCCAACAATGGTAAAAGTCATGCGCCAGCCAACCCACAAACCAATTGCCCGCCCAATAGGTAGGCCAAAAATCATAGCAATTGAAGAACCGGTTGCAATCATACTTACCGCGAGTGCCGCATGAGAGCTATCGACCAAACGCGTTGCCATAATAGCTGCTATTGACCAGAAAATGGCATGAGCTGATGCAACAACCAAGCGAGCAAGCACCAAGACCATAAAGCTTGGCGCCACGGCACTCAAAAGCTGACCCGCACTAAACACTGCAACAACGCCAATCATCAAACGTTTAAGCTCAATGCGCGATGCTCCAATCATGAGGGGAAGCGAAAGCACCATAACACCCCACGCGTACACACTTACCATCAAGCCGGCTTCTGCCTCGTTTAATCCAAAGCTTGTTCCAATATCGGTTAAAAGACCAATTGGCATAAACTCCGACGTGTTAAAAATAAAAGCCGAAAAACTCAAGCCAATAAGCTGAATCCATTGTTGCAGCGTAATACGCGAATCCATACACCCTCCTATAGTAAGTGCAAGGATTATAGGGCATGACACGCACAAAGCTATGAGGGTCACATGTGCTTTCCACTTTTCATAAAAATACGAACATTTGTTTGTATTTATGATATACTTGCTGTATTCACCATTCTTTTTAGCCCACGTAAAGGAGGGTGCATGGGGCAGCACGGGCAACAATTTGGAAGCGTTAATCAGGCCATGGCTCAGTTTTTGCAAACATATACCAACGGTGTTCAGCAAAATAGCAAGACCACAAAACATGAAACAATAGGCTCTCAGAATGATTCCGCTTGTGCATACCCCGATTTTGTCTATAACGCTCACAATGCCTATCAAGATTATACAGAAGAGGGCTTTGACGATGAGGGGGTGATTATAGGAAGTGGCACCTATACCGCTCAAGCACTTCCCTCACGCTCACGTACGCGCCATGCAAGAACGCATACGCAAACAGCCTTAGACCTTCCCGCCGCTTATGCACCTCTGTTTGACGTCCCCAATTTATTGCCAACCGAGCAGCGTAGTTGGTATTCTCATCCCTCGCCTCAACAAAGCTATCTGGAAGCCCAAGCACTGTCTGCTGTAGAAGATAATTATCCCTCTGTTATTGCGTATCAGTCGCGCACAGAAACTTATCGAGAATTACCTCCGCAAATCCTTCGTGCTTATATAAGCTGGCGCACACAGCTTCGCCACGGTGCCTACAGTGCTCCACCCCTGCATTTTCTCAAGTTATACATACGTGAAATGATATATGGCATTCATATCGCAGACCCAGAGGAGGGCTTTCAAAACATCAAACAGCTCTACGCGCGCTCGCAAGACCCTGATTCCTTGTTTCTTCTCACCGGTGCGCTTATCGATTATGCTGCCTATTTTGATATTGACGCGAACGAGCTTCAAGAGCTTCCACGCGTTGCATATCAGTACAAGGTTCATGCGTTTACTGAGGCAAAGCGCGCACTGCAAAACACACTAGAACCAAAGGTTCACCGTTTATTTCCGCTTGCTGCTCCTAATCTCGAAGAACGCATGGCTATGTCTTTGTTGGATTTAACTAACAATACGCGCGAGCCACTCTTCACCGCACGTAAGATGGCATATGCCTTTAATCATGTACTATGCGGTGTTCTTTTGAGCTTAGAGCATCATTATCAGACACGCCGTCAGCGAGATTTATTCAGAGAGCTCTTTGGTTCTCCGATTTTACTCTCACATGTTCCCTTTAACTTTATGCAAGTATACGAGGCTCATCCACACGCTGATACCCACTATGTTATTAGCCCTATCCAAGCATATACGTGTAAGCAAGGCATATGGACTTCTACCTTTTTCCCGCATGAAATGCCTGGCCAAGAACTCATGAACCAAATCATTCAGGCGAGCGCTCATGCTGTTAGACAAGCGTTTGACCCAAGCCATACGCCTGAACAACAGATTAAGCTTCCCAAATACCAGCAAAAATTTATTCGTGATGAACTTAGCCACTATCAAAAACTCGGCGGGCACTACATTGCTCCTGTCATTCAAATTGATACATCACAGCTGAGTGCTATTCGCACTACTGCCGCTCAACTGCGCGAAGCTCTTCTTACCGACGAAGAACGAGCTGATGAATCCTGTACAGTTAAGTTTATTGACGAGGAACATGCAGATGATTGCCAACACGACACATGTGCCTCAAAAGCTCCTGCAGACGATGAGCCCATATGCGCAGACGAAACGCAAAGTATTCAAGAGCTTTTGCCCTATGAACGTGAATACTTACAAGCCTTGCTTGATAAACGCACCAATCATGCAGCGCATATTCTCACGCAGCAACACTGCTCTCTCGACCTTCTCGTCGATCATATCAATGAGTTGTTCTTTGATATACTCGGCGACACACTCCTTGAACTAAGCAATGGTCAGGCCACCATCATTGACGATTATCTTGAAGACCTCAAAGGATATTTGCATCATGACATCTCAAGCTAGCAATCTCAGCCCACGAGCACCCAAACGAATAGCCGCAACGCTGCTCAACTCACTTAAGGGCGGAGTTGTACCACGTATTGGACTTCCCTATATCACCGTGGGTCGCGAGGCAGAAATTCAAGCACTCCTTACCGACCTTGAGCTTATTCGGTCGGGTGGAGCAAGCTTTCGCTTTCTGGTAGGACGCTTTGGAGCCGGCAAGAGCTTCTTGCTGCAAACCATTCGCACGCATGCTATGGGTGAGGGCTTTGTTGTTGCAGATGCCGACCTCTCACCTGAGCGGCGTCTACAGGGCAGTCAAGGGCAAGGACTTGCGACATACCGCGAGCTGATTAAAAATCTTTCTACTAAGACACGCCCTGAAGGTGGCGCGCTCACACTCATATTAGACAAATGGGCGCTCCAATTTGATACGCACGAAGCAGCGGCGGTATCCATTAGCACCCTTCAAGAGCTTGTACATGGCTTTGAACTTACACACGCACTTCTCTCCTACTGGAATGCCAGACATAACAATAATGAGGAGCTTGCATCTGCACTCCTGCGCTGGTTTCGTGGTGAGTATCAAACAAAAACTGAGGCACGAAATACTTGCAATATGACAAGCATTATTACTGATGAATCATGGTATGACTATATCAAACTGTTAGCGCGCTTCTTGGTATGTGTTGGTTATCGTGGGCTCATGGTGCTCATCGATGAGCTGGTCAATATATACAAAATCCCAAATGCCATTACCAGGCAATATAACTATGAAAAAATGCTCACCATGTATAACGACACCTTACAAGGTAAAGCACAACATCTTGGCATCATTATGGGTGGAACACCGGTGGCCATCGAAGATAGACGACGGGGTGTCTTTTCTTATGAAGCACTACGGAGTCGCTTAACACAGGGGCGTTTTGCGCGCGAAGATTTACGGGACATGCTGGCACCGTTGATTCGTCTTCATCCGCTTAGCTATGAAGAACTCCTTGTCCTCATTGAGAAGCTCGGAGAACTCCACGCTGGATACTTTGGCTATGACATCCACCACTCAGAAAAAGACCTTGCTGAGTTTTTACGAATTGAATTCTCCCGCGTAGGTGCTGATACGCACCTTACTCCCCGTGAGGTTATCCGCGATTATATTGAACTGCTTGATATTATGTATCAAAACCCCACGTTCACTATGCAAAAGCTGCTGTTGGAGCACCAACCGAGTTCTCCCCGCCTCACAACTCATACATCAGATGCAGGCGCTCAAGCGCAAAACAATCACGCAGCTTTTAGTGAATTTACGCTATAAAAATGAATACACACGGTGTTGCACAACATAAGCTATCGCTCATCTCG
This region of Collinsella sp. zg1085 genomic DNA includes:
- a CDS encoding Mrp/NBP35 family ATP-binding protein, which encodes MGCEHAVAGGQSGVQQFESNKLSQVKRVIAVLSGKGGVGKSLVTGTLATELRRAGHSVGILDADITGPSIPKMFGMSGKHVGGIGNLLLPEISETGIKVMSSNLLLANETDPVLWRGPVIAGAIRQFWTDTSWGPLDYLLVDMPPGTGDVALTVFQSLPVDGIVIVTSPQDLVSMIVAKAVNMAEKMDVPVMGVVENMSYVACPDCGKHIEVFGPSKLSDVAASYGLPILGRLPIDSRFAAACDAGRVELDIPEGLLPEALHAAETLEARVHTSDDGQHTHN
- the uvrB gene encoding excinuclease ABC subunit UvrB, which encodes MEALDVERVGGELKRFGQQGGPAAFEVVSPYEPSGDQPDAIQALVEGVKSNERYQVLLGVTGSGKTFTMAKTIEALGKPTLVMAPNKTLAAQLASELKEFFPHNAVVYFVSYYDYYQPEAYVPQSDTYIEKDASINEEVEMLRHQATASLLSRRDVIVVASVSCIYGIGSPEDYAGLAPNIDKKIPLERDDFIHDLIDIQYDRNDYELSRGTFRVRGDVVDVFPPYAEHPLRFEFFGDEVELIAEFHELTGELLREYDAIPVWPASHYVTEKPKVRLALKTIEDECETRVAELKTANKLLEAQRIEQRTHYDLELLETMGFCNGIENYSRHLDGRKPGEPPFTLIDYFPKDMLCIIDESHVTVPQIRGMHEGDRSRKVTLVEHGFRLPSALDNRPLRFDEFEARIPQFIYVSATPGDYELRVSQRDVEQIIRPTGLLDPIIDVRPVKGQIDDLLDEVHERIQKHERVLVTTLTKRMAEDLTDHLLDAGIRVNYMHSDTATMDRVEILRDLRSGKIDVLVGINLLREGLDLPEVSLVAILDADKEGFLRNRRSLIQTIGRAARNAEGHVIMYADTITDSMQAAISETQRRRSLQEAFNLEHGIQPTTVRKAINDISSFIAEAADTLTTREREKHDSLGHGSFYTPSPEAGITHPTDSASGAHLAEELSELPKEEVQRIILQLEDDMHQASVAMDFEEAARLRDAVVHLRTLVEGSSEDDVIAALKRNARKGSVFAGQRKRTGFTPHMKH
- a CDS encoding lytic transglycosylase domain-containing protein, with translation MRTRAHKLRFLTWYRLLPIGVVLVMGLVAAAYSYGPSLLFRYQYPLSYEQEIASASERHQLDPYLVAAVISCESSWNPQAQSAQGAHGLMQILDTTAADMARTGRVDESQYPLDKLDDPVVNIEYGCAYLAYLSNYFTGARDRVIAAYNAGLGNVNEWIARSDFLHNAITFPETQAYLIRVNNAYDRYRQLYPLAFQVA
- the coaE gene encoding dephospho-CoA kinase (Dephospho-CoA kinase (CoaE) performs the final step in coenzyme A biosynthesis.); this encodes MSVIYILGNIASGKTQAARYMQQLGACLINLDERAKLLYEQNAEVRACVRAAFGDDICIEDRLNIQLLAKRAFQSAEHIERLGACVYPQLLEDVYQEITAYRAKATASQHLVVEISAPRGFEQAFAWADDIIAITAPYKIRRTRAIARGMHPDDVDARAQLQPTDAEIEAMATHVISNTADLPALFAQLDAYLAPRCHAER
- a CDS encoding MFS transporter, with protein sequence MDSRITLQQWIQLIGLSFSAFIFNTSEFMPIGLLTDIGTSFGLNEAEAGLMVSVYAWGVMVLSLPLMIGASRIELKRLMIGVVAVFSAGQLLSAVAPSFMVLVLARLVVASAHAIFWSIAAIMATRLVDSSHAALAVSMIATGSSIAMIFGLPIGRAIGLWVGWRMTFTIVGIVALLVCTYQAVTLPRIPATEPFRIQQLPSLFKNKQLIAIYVITLLFASAYYTGYSYIEPYLAQVGHHDPSVITMVLTIFGIAGLLGSAVLSRLYDRRRLFFALFCIAGVVVSLGLMLLAVPQLETIIVLSLLWGACGTMYSIAFQSEVIRASDEESSAVAMSIFSGIYNLGIGSGTALGGAIVVHIGIAHVGHVGALIGAGALLSCWLMMVRPEKRQSLPAA
- a CDS encoding TerB N-terminal domain-containing protein, producing the protein MGQHGQQFGSVNQAMAQFLQTYTNGVQQNSKTTKHETIGSQNDSACAYPDFVYNAHNAYQDYTEEGFDDEGVIIGSGTYTAQALPSRSRTRHARTHTQTALDLPAAYAPLFDVPNLLPTEQRSWYSHPSPQQSYLEAQALSAVEDNYPSVIAYQSRTETYRELPPQILRAYISWRTQLRHGAYSAPPLHFLKLYIREMIYGIHIADPEEGFQNIKQLYARSQDPDSLFLLTGALIDYAAYFDIDANELQELPRVAYQYKVHAFTEAKRALQNTLEPKVHRLFPLAAPNLEERMAMSLLDLTNNTREPLFTARKMAYAFNHVLCGVLLSLEHHYQTRRQRDLFRELFGSPILLSHVPFNFMQVYEAHPHADTHYVISPIQAYTCKQGIWTSTFFPHEMPGQELMNQIIQASAHAVRQAFDPSHTPEQQIKLPKYQQKFIRDELSHYQKLGGHYIAPVIQIDTSQLSAIRTTAAQLREALLTDEERADESCTVKFIDEEHADDCQHDTCASKAPADDEPICADETQSIQELLPYEREYLQALLDKRTNHAAHILTQQHCSLDLLVDHINELFFDILGDTLLELSNGQATIIDDYLEDLKGYLHHDISS
- a CDS encoding ATP-binding protein, giving the protein MTSQASNLSPRAPKRIAATLLNSLKGGVVPRIGLPYITVGREAEIQALLTDLELIRSGGASFRFLVGRFGAGKSFLLQTIRTHAMGEGFVVADADLSPERRLQGSQGQGLATYRELIKNLSTKTRPEGGALTLILDKWALQFDTHEAAAVSISTLQELVHGFELTHALLSYWNARHNNNEELASALLRWFRGEYQTKTEARNTCNMTSIITDESWYDYIKLLARFLVCVGYRGLMVLIDELVNIYKIPNAITRQYNYEKMLTMYNDTLQGKAQHLGIIMGGTPVAIEDRRRGVFSYEALRSRLTQGRFAREDLRDMLAPLIRLHPLSYEELLVLIEKLGELHAGYFGYDIHHSEKDLAEFLRIEFSRVGADTHLTPREVIRDYIELLDIMYQNPTFTMQKLLLEHQPSSPRLTTHTSDAGAQAQNNHAAFSEFTL